The genomic window ctgtggaacgctctcccaccagatgtcaaagacaacaactaaaagacttttagaagacatctgaaggcagccctctttagggaagcttttaatgtttgatgtattacggtattttaatattttgttggaagccgcccagagtggctggggaagcccagccagatgggcggggtataaataataaattattattattattattattgatgggaAGCATCGTCAGGTGGGGTGGGAGCACTCACCTCTTCCATTGCCCACTTATTTTCTCCAGCAAAATCTCCCAGGCTACAATtaaaatcatttattttcccaTCTGGGTTATGAAACTGGAAGTGAGCCCAAGGCAGGCAACTCCCTTCATTCCAGTTTTCTCAAGAAGCGTGGGTTTGGAACTACATATTCTCTTAGGCAGCTCAGTCTCAAACTAGACATAAATGGGATGGCACATAAATTTAGTACGTTGCAACTTCTCCAGAGCTCATTACAGCAAAAAGTATACAGGGCAGGCAGACACACGCTTGCCACTTTGCCTCTTTACTCAAAACAAATAATGTAACATATATTAACATAATACAACCAGGTTATTTCATAAGAAAAAGTCGCtatggtgctttttaaaaaggtcagTGTACAATACTGCTCTTCATGCTGAATGTTTGACTGAATAGTTATTGGGTACATTATATAAAACAGAGGAACATTATAATTTCTCTTAGTTTTGCCTTCCTCTACAGTGAATTTGTTTAGCATAAGACTCTATACAGAGATTTGTTCAGGAGAAGCCAAACTAAGCATGAGCAAATAGTGTGTACTTTTCACATTCTGTGTGCATTTAAATTGAACCTTTGTTTGCTTTTAGGAATGCAAGGCAGTGCAGCAGGATGAACGAGTTTTTGTCTTGCAATCGTATCTTGTAATAAACAACGTGAGAGAAGATGATAAGGGAAAATATGAATGTAAAATAACGTACACTTATTTGGGGAATCAATATAATGTTTCAAGGAGCATTTTTGTGATTGTTAAAGGTAAATCTTTATCTTTTAGTTCCTTGGTAAAGACTGTATTTTGTACAAATATTCCCTACGTAATGGGGTTGTatgcagttttaattttaaaactttaatCCATGTTTAGTTTTATTGTATGAGGTCTCCAGTACATCCCTTAGAGATTACATTCCTTAGAGATTTCCTCAcacctccaccacatatgtattgttcctatttctttgcCACATCTCCAACAAAGGTTGGATTTCAATTTATATATCTTTGCCAACTTAactggtgttaagtaccacctatGGAACATCTTGATAAAATTTTATTTGATTGTATATAAGGCGGTAAATGGAATATCTTCTCACGAGAGTTTCTCCCATTGCTCTAGATAAATAGTCCGACATCTTGGGCCCATTTAATCACcgtttctttcacttcttcatccaTCAATTCCCAGTCCAGTTAAAGATTATATGTTTTAGATAgcaatttcttatttttttgaATTATTATAATATTGAATTTTGAATCCTCTTTTGCAAAGCCTTTCTTTTGATCAGAATTATGGTACGTAGCTACCTGCTCTGTCAGGAACAAGTTTTAACCAGGCAGGGCAACCCAGTTTGATTGCCTGAGGGGGAAGGTGAAACCCTACAAAGGGTTGAGTGAGTGTTGTTGGTTTGTCTAGGTGGGAAAAGTCTATATTGAgacttgcttttaaaaagagtGTGGTTTAAAGCTCTTTGCAAAGAGTGTGTGCTTTGAACCAAGTTCTGTGTCTTGTTTATGTAACCATCACATTTGGAATCCCCATTAAATGCTGTTAAataaatagttttgttttgtttcagaagtGCATCCTCATACCAGGGGCATGTGGTCAATGGTCTAgcggggactaggctagtcccctaaatgttcccctggcacctccttcccaaaggctTGGAAGCTTCTCCCCAGTTTAGGAAGGAAGGTGCTATGCTGTGCTCATGCgtgtgattccccccacccccatcacacttgcaagctggtgcctctggccctcaCTGTTCCCCTACAAAAAAATTCACCGTACGCTACTGCCTCATACTTTGAACCTCTGGGAGTGGACAAGGGGCAGTCTTCAAAGAAGCACAATACCTTGCTTCTGACTCACAAATGCTGCCACAAACAGTCAATTCCAGACCTCTCCTGTGTTAAAAACAGGAGAGTTGTGTCTTTTAGCACACTCATAAAATTGGTTGTGTTACCCAGAGCCCATATTTAGTGTGGGTGTCTGTCACACTGTTTGTAGGCAAGGCATTTGCTGTTCTGCttctggcagcaaaatgtctcagACCAGTCCTGGTGATAGTTCAGGAGAGTATCAAGTTAGGGCATTTGGCTTCTCCTCTGACTTTCTCCTTACTTTCTTCTCTAGCAGACTTTGGCTTCCAGTTTCTGGGCTCCTAAGGAAGGAGTGGAAATTaaagaataaactccacccagtTGGGGTGGAGAGAGCTCTCTGCCATCTCCCTGAGATTTTGCCCTGGAGCCTAGGGAACATATTCTGTTGTAAAGACCTCTGGGCCATACTGAGGCCTGGACGCTTTCTCCCATCGTCAAGAGTCAAGACAATATCTATTATTATATGTTGACCATATCTATTATCTGAACTATTATGGAAATCCCATCCCCCCAAAAGAGTTGTTGTTCTCTATCTGATcttataaaaatatttctgtcTTCTTCTGTTGCTAGCGAATGAACCAAAGAAAAGAACTGAGATTCTGTACCCCAGAAATAATACTATTGAAGCTGAACTTGGTAAGTCATTTagtattttcatattttaaagagaACTGGCCGAACAAAAACGCCTACAACAACACAAAATGAACACGAACCCAATCATTTCATTATTTCCATGAGTCGAAGGCACTGTTATCAGTAGTTATCGCTAGCATTGCAATTTCTAAGTAGTTCCTTATTTGGCTGTTCAGTGTCCCCCTGCTTTTGCTGCAGAATTTTCGAAATCTGCAGAGCTCCGATAATTGTATTTTGTGCATGGTTTACTCTTGTTGTcgttggtatccatctgtctcaagaggagATGGAAGAGTTTGCCATCAGGGTAAAGTCAAAGTGTTGGAGAGTTATAGTGCCTGCTGTAGCTGTAGAGACCTATATGGgcaagacatgttttgttgcagatgggGCAGATGAAAGCGTCTGGTTTCACTGTTCAGATGtaccatgacatttcttctctctgttctcCTCCCAGAGGTCTCTTCTGggcactgctgtggatacatgacctcaCTGTCTATCTTCATGccctgcagtcatctgcaagggatacCCAAACattggggttaatgttgccagccttcatgtcacatttgcagacatctttataatGCAAGGTTGGCCtgtcaacaggcctggtgcctgaatccAGCTTTCCCGTAAAGCAGATCTTTgaggggatcctgccatctttcattctgtgtacacgaccaagccagcgtagacaTCACTGAAACAAACAATGAGAGATTATATACCAGAAGATGTGATGATAGTCACATGATTGTACAACTACAATTTACTGAAAGTGTCTTACGGCCATTTTCTGATAATGAATTTTGCAGGCTCCAAAATATCTACGATGTGCAATGTGTCAAGTTACAGAAACTCTTTAAATAGCATCACCTGGAAAGTCAATAATACTCCAGTAAACTTCCTGTTTAAAGGTAGAATTGAAGAAGGATTCGAGTAAGTATATccatttttaatgtaaataaatccagcatgatttgtttCCTCTCGTTGTGTACTCATGACAAATGGCATGGGACACTTCTGTCCTTCAGCTTTGTCCACAGCAGATTCCACACAGGATCTCGTTTAGAAAATGGCCATGTATAAAATCTGCACAGCTGCATGACAGGGTAGATTGAATCGGTCCAAGAGTGAATGATGTGACCTTGTCCACCAAACAGCTAGTTTAAATCTGGGCTGCAGTTTTTGCACCTGGAAATCCTTTGCTGAAACCCCCACAATGCCCCTTTAGAACACATTTTCAATGTGTACTTCTACTACTTTTTGAACAGAAAAGACTTCCCTGTTGAAGGAGCATGGGCTTATGTTGTCCCTCTGACCATCAATGAGGTGAAAAATGAAGATTATGACCAGCGGTTTGTTTGCCAGGCGGGCGAAGTTGCTGCATACTTCTTAATACAACGCCCACGTACGTATGTCATCTGGTATTTTTATTAGTAAAAAAATGAATAATCGTGAAGAATGCAAATTAATAAACAAACCTTCCAAATTGCCTCTGGAGGGTTGAGgaccctctggagaagatttgtgtgtgtgtgtgtggaggggtgcgcacatgaggagaggagaggaaagagaagtGCTTCTGCACCAGGAGAAAACCTCTGGTTACTTTGTtatgaaggtaaatggcgtttccatgctctctggtttctgtcacagtgttccattgtgccagaagcagtttagtcatgctggccacatgacctggaaagctgtctgtggacaaatgctggctccctcggcctgaaagtgagatgagcgccacaacccaatagtcacctttgactggacttaaccagtcctttactttacctagTAGCGATCAAGATGAGCCAGGATGAACCTCTGCATATGCTTGGAAATATGCCCTTTTGATAGCAGGGAGATTTCTTTCTAGTACACTGAGAATTTGCAGCCATGGTTGATGTCTAACTTTCTTTGGATTCTGCTCACAAATTTAGAATATTCTCACACTTCATATTTCATGCTAACAGTCTCCAGACTTTGCTTTGGTAGGGAACTGAGGCAAATTTTTCAAATGCTgaaactgcatttttaaataaataaaggtgggCTGGTGCTAGAGCCTCTTTCTCCCAAAGCCTGCAGGTTCTGGTGTTGGTATCCCATATGCTCATCTCTCCATGCCTCTTTTGCAGCTGGAAGGTCAAGCAACATACCATGAGGAAGGAGCGTATTTGCTCTAGCTCACCCTCaagaccataggagccaactgctaggggccatgggggcttcagccctcacaataaaatatttgagggggccaagcCCCCAGAAAGTTAATGGGTAttcctattcaaatggtgtgggtgcgctgcatcatgtgatcgattatgcagggcaaggcttacctgggcccccacaatattttattcaagttggcaccgctgCTGTTATTGGATTCCCATCAACCCACAAtgctctagatcagtggttctcaacctgtgggtccccagatgttgttgggctacaactctcatcatccctgagctctggccttgctagctaggggtgatgggagttgtagtccaacgacatctggggacccacaggttgagaaccgctgctctaggacatgggtaggcaaactaaggcctgggggctggatcctgcccaatcgccttctaaatctggcccgtggatggtcctggaatcagcgtgttttacatgagtagaacgtgtgcttttatttaaaatgcatctctgggttatttgtgcggcataggaattcgttcatatttttttctcaaaatatagtccggccccccacaaggtctgagggagagtaaaccggcctcctgctgaaaaagtttgctgacccctgctctaggataatgggagttgtggtccatctATTCTGCAATGCATCTacgtggactagatgacccttctggtcccttccagctctacagttctatgattttaatatctggagggcccaacATTTCCAATTCCTGCCCTAGTGGAATCCCAGTTGCTTACCCTACTTTGAAATATTCATATATGCTTTGCTTGTCTGATCCTGGTACATCTGAGTGGCTCcacttttttcattttcattttcttttccatttcagcCAAAAATATCTTGGGACTGATTGCACTGGTATTGCTCATTTTTGTTCCTGTGCTAATCTGCGCATTGTTCAAGATTGAGCTTGTACTTTGGTATCGGAAGTCATGCCACCCTTTTCTTCATAAAAAAGGTAATGGTGTATTATTTACTGCGAAGTACTACGAAAGGGAAGGAATGCAGTGCCTGTATCTGCGgccacaaaaataaaagcaaagaagGGGGTGCAGGAAGCATGCCATAGCAAAGCAATGGGCGGCTGTAGTCATGTGATATCTACAGATGGATTGGTTGCAAGACAGTGGCTAATGGTTGAGATTCAGTGCCGATTATTTTGTTATCGGAGGTGCCATTCCCTTGAACCTTCCATACTGTTGCTGTAGAAACCCAGGTGGGCAGGGCTAGTAATGTGGCTCATCTCTGACTCATCCACTTCCAGCAGCTGACCATGTTGGCTTTGAAAGTAGCCCCCATGCCAACTCCTCTCATGCAAACTCCTAGGTTAAAAAATGACTAGAGTGGTAGGGGAAGGAACCGAAATAAAGCTCGCAGCCCAAGCTGCCCCTGTATCTTGTCCCAAAGCAGGATTGCCCATTGAATGTCACTTAAAAACGTGAGATATATGCTGATCTAATTGCTGATAATAGGCagcataaaaataacacagtatACCTAGCACCTTATGTTATTATTTAGCTCTGCCAATTGCCTTGGTCTGCAGtgttcagtttctttcttttctttttttttaatattatttattaaatttccattttcacaatccaatccaatcatattatacattccaaattatacaaattatcCAATAATCAAACAGTCCCAATATTATAAATTTTTGGTTGTCTTCTCATGCTTTGAGATTGGAGGGAATCCTAATCACCTCATAGTTCTACTTCATAACCGTTACAATAATTCCCATAATTCATTCTGATGTTAATCCTTCATTATTTTCAACAATTTCTGAGTTCATTCTGCAAATGAGTTAAGTCAAAAcatttctgtgtggattttatgtctttcttcttcttctttatgctCCAAATCTGTAATCCAAGATTCCCCTCTGTAAATTCGCATAATCTCTTCACAAACTGGTGTTGCCTAGTCAGTCTAGGAGTCTTCCAGTGCAGGCGGCTGCCATATCGACACACAGTCCACATAGAATCAAATCATGGCGTCTGCCCAATGTTGTTCCTTAACCAGCTGCTATTCAAACATTAGCTTTTCTTGGAGGGGGTTTACCAAGTAAAACTGGAAATGCAAGTATCAAAGAGTAAAATATTAGAGGTTTACATGTGGTGTTCAGTTTCAGATGGCAAGATCTATGATGCCTACGTACTGTATCCAAAAACAGATACCCAAGATGGTTTTGCTCTGAAAGTGCTTCCtgaggttttggagaaaaagtgTGGGTATAATCTATTTATCCTTGGCCGGGATGACTTACCaggaaaaggtaaaaaaagaaaagaaaaaagcattcaTTCATccttattgttttttaaatgaaagaggTTGTCTCAGTTTCATCCATAAACTAATGAGGTGTTAATAACTTGCAATAACTGATAGTCATCTTGCAGTTCTGTTTAATATGGAGCACGAACCTTTCcatcctgcttgcttgcttttgagCCAAAGTTGGATACACACACAGAGTTGAATACGTATTTCAAATCCCAAGGCATCAATATGTTATGTGTATATGGTCGGATATCTGGGATTTTTCCTCCTaagaaaaattcctgcattgttaAGAATCCATGAATATCACAAAAAAGTAGGTGATTTACTTGCAGAAGCCCATATTTGATGTggtatttatcttatttatttatttaatttacagCTGTAGTCAACGTTATTGATGAAACCATTAAGCAAAGCAGAAGGCTAATCATTATTTTAGTACCAGGATTTCAAACCTACAGTATATCACAAGGGGTTCCTGAGGAGCAAATAGCTTTGTACAATGCCCTTATGAGTGAAAGTGCTGGAATGAAAGTCATTCTGATTGAAATGGGTAAAATAGAGGATTACAGCAGCTTGCCAGAATCCATTAGATACATAAAGCAAAAGCAGGGAGCCATTAGATGGAAAGGTGACCTTACGAAGAAGCATTCTTATTCTGCAAATACCAAGTTCTGGAAAAAGGTCAGATACCGAATGCCACTGGGACACCAGATTTCTCCAGAACTACCTTTGGTGCCAACATCTCTCAATACAACAGAAACCCTCGTATCCTTTTAACAACTCCTGGTGCAGCTGTTTCAAAAGGCTACTTTGATGGATGATGCTATTACAGCCACCATTTGTACATGGTAAACGGACTCTTTTGACAACATCACTTCCACTAGCATTTCTTAATGTACCAAATTCACATGCTGTTTCAAACAAAAAATGATAAACTTGAAACGACTTATTTCTACTAATGTACGATGAGCTGGGTTTTTCGTTTGTTTCTCTTGTTGTGGGAGGAAAACTACACACAGTGGCTACATTCCAGCTGAATGCATGTGGATCAGCTACACCCGTGTATCCTGTTTTAAAGAAAGCTGAAATGTTGACAACCAGCTGTTTAGTGAATCTAGACCaccaccttcctcctcctgccaatCAGCCTATCAATAGGATTTTAGCTTTGTGCAAAAGGTTGGCTCACAGAAGGGAATCACATCTGGAGCATAGGTCTTTGTGTCTGATACACCACCTGGCTAGAGACAGATCCATGGAAGCAGGGCTGCCATActccaaaaagtgaaaatctggacaccaTTCAGCGATTTCCACATGGACACTTTTTCCTACAACTGAATTCCAGCCacgtccgggaaattctggatgtatggcaaccctaatggaAGTCTCTTTCTGTGAACACGTAGGCCCTAGCTACATTTGGCCAattgtttctttgttctgctgAAATTCAACCTTGCAGTTTTTTCATTGTTTACTCTTACTGTATTATGGTAGCACTTGACGACTGACTTAGATGTGGCTGAAATCATTTGCAGCCTCTTATATGCACCATTTCATCTGAACTCAACCTTTGCAATATTCAGGGAGTAGTTGGGTTACTTTGTGAATTGTCACTGTGTTTATATTGGACTTTCGTTTAAGTTTTGATGTAATAGTCAGactgtgttttttatattttatttcccttGCCCCCCAGTGCTTATTCATCCCCtgcaaatacatacacacacctgcCCCAATTTTGATTTAATTCGCAAACACCATGGAAacggccatccttcaaaattcacacttctctgaactttgcaatgtAGTTTTCCAGAAAATTAatttgtataaaaatgcatatacttgggTTAAGTGtccacaaaaatgtgcatatacaggaaaataacatacagaaatgcatcattttagaggatgttgctttgcaaaaatgtgtcttagGCAAATCACATATGAGCATGTGTATAACAGGagtaatttgcattaaaatgctgatggattttaatgaagaaaaattcacaaactgatgtggaaatgtggacctaagattggaaaactgggaAAATTGAAATGAACAAGTTTGCCTATCCTTACTTATATCAATGCTTCATACATTGAGTGAACAGGACTCTAGTCCATGAATGCTTATGTCGTAATAAAATAATTATCCGTGAATCCAACATAGAGTAGACCCATCAAAAGTAATAAACATGACTGAGGTCCATTAATGTAAATGGGTTTACTCTGTGTAGTTGGATACAACTCTCTGGCTTAAAGTACCATAAGACTGTTTGTTCCTTTGCAATATTTTCCTTCTGCGATTCTTGTTATGAATAGTAATGATTCTcaggaaatacatttttttacgGATAAACATGTAATGTTTCAGAGGTAGAGAAGTTTTTAACTTCGAGTTCTTTTATTGATTTAGAAGGGGCAAAAGAATACTAAAAagtaaaatgtgaaatatattattattatttattgaatttatataacacGCTATACTTGGAGGTCTCAGTCTGGTTCACAGAACCATCAGTATCAAACTGTAAGAAACCTACTTGTGAAATAACTCCAACCATGATAAATTGGGGAATGGACAATgatatacatttttttattgACAAAAATGTTCAGGAAAGATGACGTGGTTTGGACTTGAACAGGAATATAGCAAAGCAGCATTACTTAACTAAACCCACAATAGTCATTATGACAAAGGCTGTTGCACAATTTTTAAATAATCATGCTGTTTGGGTTTCAGTCTGGTGGCTTCCAGGTCACCTGTTcattaagcattcatcctgatttgtttgcacaatttTTGTGAGGAGGGGTGTCACATAATGCCTGTTCAgcggtcattttttaaaaaattgcacattcatgatgatCTGTGCTCCTGATGCTTTTGGAGCAGTCACACACAATCCCGCTTTCAGTACTGTTTGCCCCTGCAAAAGTTTGGGTTCATTTCCAAGCAGTG from Podarcis raffonei isolate rPodRaf1 chromosome 4, rPodRaf1.pri, whole genome shotgun sequence includes these protein-coding regions:
- the LOC128411796 gene encoding interleukin-1 receptor-like 2; protein product: MKTTLGISCTVMLSFFYVLKSEKCIVQDIKIANPYVAEGEPLGRHCFFYPTPDLENTPYNFSWYTSGNETPITKDPSSRIHQRGTKLWFIPARYEDSGLYECVIRYQNSTICYRNRIRILVVNDSATLCFNEKSSYNQTVPKGSAAKIVCSNTEDLTRELDFFSVRWYKECKAVQQDERVFVLQSYLVINNVREDDKGKYECKITYTYLGNQYNVSRSIFVIVKANEPKKRTEILYPRNNTIEAELGSKISTMCNVSSYRNSLNSITWKVNNTPVNFLFKGRIEEGFEKDFPVEGAWAYVVPLTINEVKNEDYDQRFVCQAGEVAAYFLIQRPPKNILGLIALVLLIFVPVLICALFKIELVLWYRKSCHPFLHKKVSDGKIYDAYVLYPKTDTQDGFALKVLPEVLEKKCGYNLFILGRDDLPGKAVVNVIDETIKQSRRLIIILVPGFQTYSISQGVPEEQIALYNALMSESAGMKVILIEMGKIEDYSSLPESIRYIKQKQGAIRWKGDLTKKHSYSANTKFWKKVRYRMPLGHQISPELPLVPTSLNTTETLVSF